The window CATCCTGCTCCATCTGGTCAGGAAGCGTCCCGCCGGGGCGTGGGTTTACTCGGAATATCGATTAGGCGAGCGTCCGCGCAAGCCGTTGATCTCGCGCGTTACCGTGGGGGAGTGTCTCGCATTCTCGCGGACCGGGAAAAATCCCTGGGGCGAGGACAAGAAGCGACGGCTTAACGATTTGTTGCAGGAGCTTCCTGTTGTGGAATTGAACAACGGTCCGGTCACTGAACTGTTCGCGGATTTTTCAGGGCATCTCTACAACGTCGGGCAAAGGCTCGGTAACCCACATGATATTTGGATTGCAGC is drawn from Chrysiogenia bacterium and contains these coding sequences:
- a CDS encoding type II toxin-antitoxin system VapC family toxin, whose product is MIPDDARILLDRSILLHLVRKRPAGAWVYSEYRLGERPRKPLISRVTVGECLAFSRTGKNPWGEDKKRRLNDLLQELPVVELNNGPVTELFADFSGHLYNVGQRLGNPHDIWIAACAVAVDATVLTADRDFARLVPLGLRVERIDPEELKKLNRDAKGGK